A genome region from Longimicrobium sp. includes the following:
- a CDS encoding HEAT repeat domain-containing protein, with product MTMTQEEFSARFKGSPIKRTKRRGLLRNVAVALGNWGSAEAVPALAVALNDEEPLVRGHAAWALGRIGTEAARQTLRGREEVEEDAWVREEIGLALDGI from the coding sequence ATGACGATGACGCAGGAGGAGTTCAGCGCGCGCTTCAAGGGCTCCCCGATCAAGCGGACGAAGCGCCGCGGGCTGCTACGGAACGTCGCCGTCGCACTCGGCAACTGGGGCTCGGCCGAGGCCGTCCCCGCGCTTGCCGTCGCGCTCAACGACGAGGAGCCGCTGGTGCGCGGGCACGCGGCGTGGGCGCTGGGGCGCATCGGCACGGAGGCGGCGCGGCAGACGCTGCGGGGGAGAGAAGAGGTGGAGGAGGACGCGTGGGTGCGGGAGGAGATCGGGCTGGCGCTCGACGGGATCTGA